In Arthrobacter sp. B3I4, the following proteins share a genomic window:
- a CDS encoding S9 family peptidase gives MKSEHLPLLKSVSAPAVHPDGSLAVVSVVRPDFDADAYVGQLWSVPTDPALRPRRLTRGFRDTSPGFSPDGQVLAFLRAKAGGKPQLHLVEASGGEPVPLTDAPLGVSAFTWSPDSRSIVFSARTPEEGRYGTVDGVSAGGEDARLITDYKYRMNGVGYTADKPLQLFVVQVPALDDEPPVAPAGRAKAASAEAASAESAGGAGKGGAGKDSGSLPTARQLTAGTTDHDGATYSTDGRAVYFTAALHEGSDSDLASGIYRLRLDPEDGGAEPEPVTPGNAGRQSVSSVRQSRDGRWLYFTAQDMGASGLDFVARNTALYVLPAEGGDALLLSDVETADITGGIELRGDDGALVLNNHRGAVQLLEFGPDGQRSLLVEGERVVTGAAEGNGTVLLSVSDAETAGDVAVLEAGGGLRVLSDFSAPLRNEAGILLPQELTFASGDGYPVHGWLVKPEGEGPHPVLLNIHGGPFAQFTGALFDEAQVYAAAGYAVLMCNPRGSAGYGQAHGRTIKERMGTVDMQDVLAFLDGALEKFEELDGGSLGIMGGSYGGYLTAWTISQDHRFKAAIVERGFLDPVSFTGSADIGWFFGGEYTGRSAEQMAAQSPMARVDQVRTPTLVIHSEEDLRCPVEQGQRYFTALKQLGVEAAFLVFPGENHELSRSGTPHHRKQRFDQILQWWSRHIPTAANPAPRD, from the coding sequence GTGAAATCTGAACATTTGCCCCTGCTCAAGTCCGTTTCAGCCCCCGCTGTGCACCCGGACGGCTCCCTCGCCGTCGTGTCCGTGGTCCGGCCTGATTTCGACGCCGACGCCTACGTGGGCCAGTTGTGGAGCGTGCCGACCGATCCGGCGCTGCGGCCGCGCCGGCTGACCCGGGGATTCCGCGACACCTCGCCCGGGTTTTCCCCCGACGGCCAGGTGCTGGCCTTCCTCCGCGCCAAGGCCGGCGGCAAACCGCAACTGCACCTTGTCGAGGCCTCCGGCGGTGAGCCCGTCCCGTTAACGGACGCTCCGCTCGGCGTCAGCGCTTTCACCTGGTCGCCGGACTCCCGAAGCATCGTCTTCAGTGCCAGGACACCGGAAGAGGGCCGCTACGGAACGGTCGACGGCGTCTCCGCCGGCGGGGAGGACGCCCGCCTGATCACCGATTACAAGTACCGGATGAACGGTGTGGGCTACACGGCGGACAAGCCGCTCCAGCTGTTCGTCGTCCAGGTCCCCGCACTCGACGATGAGCCCCCGGTCGCCCCGGCCGGCCGGGCGAAGGCCGCCTCGGCGGAGGCCGCCTCGGCGGAGAGCGCCGGCGGCGCGGGCAAGGGCGGCGCGGGCAAGGACTCCGGGAGCCTGCCGACGGCCCGGCAGCTCACAGCGGGCACCACCGACCACGACGGTGCCACGTACAGCACCGACGGCCGGGCCGTGTACTTCACTGCCGCCCTGCATGAGGGCAGCGATAGCGACCTTGCCAGCGGCATCTACCGGCTCCGCCTCGATCCGGAGGACGGGGGAGCGGAACCGGAACCGGTCACGCCAGGCAACGCCGGCCGGCAGTCGGTGTCCAGCGTGCGCCAAAGCCGCGACGGCCGGTGGCTGTATTTCACGGCCCAGGACATGGGCGCCTCGGGCCTGGACTTCGTGGCCCGCAACACGGCACTTTACGTTCTGCCGGCCGAAGGCGGCGACGCCCTCCTGCTCAGTGACGTCGAAACTGCCGACATCACCGGCGGAATCGAACTGCGCGGCGACGACGGGGCGCTGGTGCTGAACAACCATCGCGGGGCCGTGCAACTGCTCGAATTCGGCCCCGACGGGCAACGCAGCCTGCTGGTCGAAGGGGAGCGGGTCGTCACCGGCGCCGCCGAAGGCAACGGCACGGTGCTGCTGAGCGTCAGCGACGCGGAAACCGCGGGCGACGTGGCGGTACTCGAAGCCGGCGGCGGCCTCCGGGTGCTGAGCGACTTCTCAGCGCCGCTGCGGAACGAGGCCGGGATCCTCCTCCCGCAGGAACTCACCTTCGCTTCAGGGGACGGTTACCCGGTCCACGGCTGGCTGGTCAAGCCGGAGGGCGAGGGACCGCACCCGGTGCTGCTCAACATCCACGGGGGCCCATTCGCCCAGTTCACCGGCGCGCTGTTCGACGAGGCGCAGGTGTACGCCGCGGCAGGTTATGCGGTGCTCATGTGCAACCCCCGCGGGTCCGCCGGCTACGGGCAGGCGCACGGCCGCACCATCAAAGAGCGGATGGGCACCGTCGACATGCAGGACGTCCTGGCCTTCCTCGACGGGGCGCTGGAGAAGTTCGAGGAACTCGACGGCGGCTCCCTGGGCATCATGGGCGGATCCTACGGCGGTTATCTGACGGCCTGGACCATCAGCCAGGACCACCGGTTCAAGGCAGCGATCGTCGAACGGGGTTTCCTGGACCCGGTGAGCTTCACCGGATCCGCGGACATCGGCTGGTTCTTCGGCGGCGAGTACACCGGACGGTCGGCCGAACAGATGGCGGCGCAAAGCCCGATGGCCCGGGTGGACCAGGTGCGCACACCCACCCTCGTGATCCACAGCGAGGAGGACCTGCGCTGCCCGGTGGAGCAGGGCCAGCGCTATTTCACTGCCCTCAAGCAGCTGGGCGTGGAGGCCGCGTTCCTGGTTTTCCCGGGTGAGAACCACGAGCTGTCGCGCTCCGGCACCCCGCACCACCGCAAGCAGCGCTTCGATCAGATCCTGCAGTGGTGGTCCCGGCACATCCCGACGGCGGCCAACCCGGCTCCGCGGGACTAA
- a CDS encoding methyltransferase domain-containing protein — protein sequence MVPASLAALVCPVCRSPFAADSTGRSLLCPDGHSFDAAKQGYFNFLTGKGTVFEADSPDMVAARFDFLSAGHYRGLAESVADLAAPLLARPGAAVLDAGTGTGHYLRAVLDRAPAAAVGLDISKFALRRAARLNPEALNVVSDVWQRLPLPNDAVDVIMVVFAPRNAAEFARVLRPSGRLIVVTPREGHLAEVAGRTGMLGIEPAKDERLSASLAGRFGARPAQDVDLALDLSPADVANLALMGPAGHHVDRGALAALVASLPARTAVAARFRISVFEPLPEPAQPE from the coding sequence ATGGTCCCCGCTTCGCTCGCCGCCCTCGTGTGCCCCGTCTGCCGGAGCCCGTTCGCGGCAGATAGTACGGGGCGCTCACTTCTCTGCCCGGACGGGCATAGTTTCGACGCCGCCAAACAGGGCTACTTCAACTTCCTCACCGGAAAAGGAACGGTCTTCGAGGCGGACTCCCCGGACATGGTCGCCGCCCGCTTCGACTTCCTGTCCGCCGGGCACTACCGGGGACTCGCGGAATCCGTTGCCGACCTCGCCGCCCCGCTTCTGGCAAGACCGGGGGCCGCCGTGCTGGATGCCGGAACCGGTACCGGACATTACCTCCGCGCCGTGCTGGACCGCGCCCCGGCAGCAGCGGTCGGACTCGACATTTCAAAGTTCGCACTGCGCCGGGCCGCCCGACTGAACCCGGAGGCGCTCAACGTTGTCAGCGACGTGTGGCAGCGGCTCCCCCTTCCGAATGACGCTGTGGACGTGATCATGGTGGTTTTCGCGCCGCGCAACGCCGCCGAGTTCGCCCGGGTGCTGCGTCCCTCCGGCCGGCTCATCGTGGTGACGCCAAGAGAGGGCCACCTGGCTGAGGTCGCCGGACGCACCGGCATGCTCGGCATCGAACCGGCCAAGGATGAGCGGCTCTCGGCTTCACTGGCCGGGCGGTTCGGGGCGCGGCCGGCGCAGGATGTGGACCTGGCCCTGGACCTGTCGCCTGCCGACGTCGCCAACCTCGCACTGATGGGACCCGCCGGCCACCACGTGGACCGCGGCGCCCTGGCCGCCCTTGTGGCTTCCCTGCCCGCCCGCACCGCCGTTGCGGCCCGCTTCCGGATCAGCGTCTTCGAACCGCTCCCGGAGCCGGCCCAGCCGGAATAG
- a CDS encoding NfeD family protein codes for MFEWLADNWWALWLTVFLVFAVVEMLTLDLFFIMLGGGALAGLISAFAGADFWLQIVIFSVVSLLMIGFVRPVALKHLRSSPADQRSNVERLIGEPALVMESVTESSGLVKIGGDIWTARSKGGVLAPGQHAVVSAIDGATAVVVPQPNPAVQ; via the coding sequence ATGTTTGAATGGCTGGCTGACAACTGGTGGGCATTGTGGCTCACCGTGTTCCTCGTCTTTGCCGTGGTCGAGATGCTCACCCTGGACCTGTTCTTCATCATGCTCGGCGGCGGTGCCCTGGCCGGGCTGATCTCAGCCTTCGCGGGTGCGGACTTCTGGCTCCAAATCGTGATCTTCAGCGTCGTTTCCCTGCTAATGATCGGCTTCGTCCGGCCCGTGGCGCTGAAGCATCTGCGCAGCAGCCCCGCCGACCAGCGCAGCAACGTCGAGCGCCTCATTGGCGAACCGGCCCTCGTGATGGAGTCGGTCACCGAAAGCAGCGGCCTGGTCAAGATCGGCGGCGACATTTGGACGGCCCGGTCCAAGGGCGGCGTCCTGGCACCCGGCCAGCACGCTGTGGTCAGCGCCATCGACGGCGCCACCGCCGTCGTGGTCCCGCAGCCGAACCCGGCCGTGCAGTAA
- a CDS encoding SPFH domain-containing protein, with protein MDIAVAIVLLVLVAFVIIVLVRSVRIIPQARAGVVERLGKYQRTLNPGLTILIPFVDRLLPLLDLREQVVSFPPQPVITEDNLVVSIDTVVYFQVTDARAATYEIANYIQAVEQLTTTTLRNVVGGLNLEEALTSRDQINGQLRGVLDEATGRWGIRVSRVELKAIDPPHSIQDSMEKQMRAERDRRAAILTAEGTKQSAILTAEGQRQSSILKAEGDAQAAILRADGEAQAIQKVFDAIHKGNPDQKLLAYQYLQTLPKLAEGSSNKLWIIPSEVGEALKGIGGALGGLNPDLHPDPRADAAPGTPDTAVSPQI; from the coding sequence ATGGATATCGCAGTCGCAATCGTGCTGCTGGTACTCGTTGCGTTCGTAATAATCGTTCTGGTGCGGTCGGTGCGGATCATTCCGCAGGCCCGCGCCGGCGTCGTTGAACGTCTCGGCAAGTACCAGCGGACGCTGAATCCCGGCCTGACCATCCTGATTCCCTTCGTGGACCGGCTGCTGCCGCTGCTGGACCTGCGCGAACAAGTGGTTTCCTTCCCGCCGCAGCCGGTGATTACCGAGGACAACCTGGTGGTCTCCATCGATACCGTGGTCTACTTCCAGGTCACGGACGCGCGGGCCGCCACCTACGAGATCGCCAATTACATCCAGGCCGTTGAACAGCTCACCACGACTACGCTGCGCAACGTGGTGGGCGGGCTCAACCTTGAGGAGGCCCTCACCTCCCGCGACCAGATCAACGGCCAGCTGCGCGGGGTGCTGGATGAAGCCACCGGCCGTTGGGGCATCCGGGTCTCCCGGGTGGAGCTTAAGGCCATTGATCCGCCCCACTCCATCCAGGACTCGATGGAGAAGCAGATGCGCGCCGAGCGTGACCGGCGCGCGGCCATCCTCACCGCCGAAGGCACCAAGCAGTCGGCCATCCTCACCGCGGAAGGCCAGCGGCAATCCTCCATCCTGAAAGCCGAGGGCGATGCCCAGGCGGCAATCCTCCGGGCCGACGGCGAGGCGCAAGCCATCCAGAAGGTCTTCGACGCCATCCATAAAGGCAACCCGGACCAGAAGCTGCTCGCCTACCAGTACCTGCAGACGTTGCCGAAGCTGGCCGAAGGCAGCTCCAACAAATTGTGGATCATCCCCAGCGAAGTGGGCGAGGCACTCAAGGGCATCGGCGGTGCGCTTGGCGGCCTAAATCCGGACCTGCACCCGGATCCACGCGCGGACGCCGCACCCGGCACCCCGGACACCGCCGTCTCTCCCCAGATCTAG
- a CDS encoding RNA polymerase-binding protein RbpA, giving the protein MSDRSLRGMRLGAQSMETESGVEPAPRQRVEYRCADGEQVFVTFSSEAEIPPVWVSKTGKEALLVDGERPVNSNEKAVRTHWDMLLERRSLPELEQILEDRLTILRERRGERRSA; this is encoded by the coding sequence ATGAGCGATCGCAGCCTGCGGGGTATGCGCCTTGGCGCACAGAGCATGGAGACGGAATCGGGCGTTGAGCCCGCTCCGCGCCAGCGGGTCGAGTACCGCTGCGCGGACGGCGAGCAGGTTTTCGTCACCTTCTCCTCCGAGGCGGAGATTCCCCCGGTATGGGTTTCCAAGACCGGCAAGGAAGCGCTGCTGGTAGACGGCGAACGCCCGGTCAACAGCAACGAGAAGGCCGTCCGCACGCACTGGGACATGCTCCTGGAACGCCGCTCGCTGCCTGAGCTGGAGCAGATCCTCGAAGACCGCCTCACCATCCTGCGCGAACGCCGCGGAGAGCGCCGCTCCGCTTAA
- a CDS encoding polyprenol monophosphomannose synthase has product MRVLTIIPTYNELESLPKTLGRLRTAVPTSDVLVVDDNSPDGTGQLADSIAAEDSQVHVLHRAGKAGLGAAYIAGFKWGLEAGYDILVEMDADGSHKPEQLPQLIEAVEQGADLAMGSRWVPGGSVVNWPLYRQAISRVGSTYARIMLGVSIKDVTGGFRAFRRSTLEKLNLDSVDSVGYGFQVDLAWRVAQLGLNIVERPITFVERELGASKMSGNIVIEAMINVTRWGLTARWNTLSRKLGRK; this is encoded by the coding sequence GTGCGTGTCCTCACGATCATCCCGACCTACAACGAGCTGGAATCCTTGCCCAAGACGCTTGGACGCCTCCGCACTGCCGTGCCGACGTCCGACGTGCTGGTCGTTGACGACAACAGCCCCGACGGCACGGGCCAGCTGGCGGACAGCATCGCCGCCGAAGACAGCCAGGTCCACGTCCTGCACCGCGCAGGCAAGGCCGGTCTCGGCGCCGCCTACATCGCCGGCTTCAAATGGGGGCTGGAGGCCGGCTACGACATCCTGGTCGAGATGGACGCCGACGGCTCCCACAAGCCGGAGCAGCTGCCGCAGCTGATCGAAGCCGTGGAGCAGGGCGCGGACCTCGCCATGGGGTCCCGCTGGGTCCCGGGCGGCAGCGTGGTGAACTGGCCGCTGTACCGCCAGGCCATCTCACGCGTCGGCAGCACCTACGCCCGCATCATGCTCGGCGTCAGCATCAAGGACGTCACCGGCGGTTTCCGCGCCTTCCGCCGGAGCACGCTGGAAAAACTCAACCTGGATTCGGTCGACTCGGTCGGTTACGGCTTCCAGGTGGATCTCGCCTGGCGCGTGGCCCAGCTCGGCCTGAACATCGTGGAGCGCCCCATCACGTTCGTGGAACGCGAACTCGGTGCCTCGAAAATGAGCGGCAACATCGTCATCGAAGCGATGATCAACGTGACCCGGTGGGGCCTTACCGCGCGCTGGAACACCCTGAGCCGTAAACTCGGCCGCAAGTAG
- a CDS encoding amidohydrolase: MTVSPSGAPKPANAAQAERKVTLYRNGSVYTAADPFATAMLVDGDTVAWVGSEQAATSIADATMDIVDLHGALLAPGFVDSHVHLTETGIALDSLQLGGVRSAAELLDAIARYSASAGTGGTVLGHGWDETLWTDPALPSREELDRAAGGRPVYLSRVDVHSALVSSSLAAASSLDGLDGCAGDGQVKRDAHIAARLAARKLPAGELRRYQQAALAEAAANGYVALAEMAAPHIGGVEDLRLAAGWNAPGRSGPAAPEILPYWGELAASEEQARSILDGLGVPVLGLAGDLNMDGSIGSRTAALREDYSDAAGERGNRYLSVDEAAAHLAACSLLGIQAGFHVIGDAGLDAALDALDRAAAEVGEQRVRAAGHRLEHVELADPDAIARLAKYSVTVSAQPVFDALWGGEDSLYARRLGSRHAAMNPFGSFYSAGVPVCFGSDSPVTPLRPWAGVRACLEHSNAAERISARAAFLGHTRAGWRAARYRNPMAGQLVPGAPASFAVWEVEELMVQVADGRVQSWSTDPRARTPLLPALDTGNDPVCLQTVRDGVELFSSGSLGS, translated from the coding sequence ATGACCGTTTCACCGTCCGGGGCACCCAAGCCAGCCAACGCAGCCCAGGCAGAACGCAAGGTGACGCTGTACCGCAACGGCTCCGTCTACACGGCGGCGGACCCGTTCGCGACCGCCATGCTGGTGGACGGCGACACGGTGGCCTGGGTCGGCTCCGAGCAGGCCGCCACGTCCATCGCGGACGCCACGATGGACATCGTTGACCTGCACGGCGCGCTCCTTGCCCCCGGCTTCGTCGACTCCCACGTGCACCTGACCGAAACCGGCATCGCACTGGATTCGCTGCAGCTGGGCGGGGTGCGTTCGGCCGCCGAACTGCTCGACGCCATCGCCCGGTACAGCGCCTCCGCCGGCACCGGCGGCACCGTGCTGGGGCACGGTTGGGACGAAACCCTCTGGACCGATCCGGCCCTGCCCAGCCGGGAAGAACTGGACCGCGCGGCCGGCGGCCGGCCGGTGTACCTGTCCCGGGTGGACGTACATTCGGCGCTGGTCTCGTCCTCCCTCGCGGCCGCCTCCAGCCTTGACGGCCTGGACGGTTGTGCCGGCGACGGTCAGGTCAAGCGGGACGCCCACATCGCCGCGCGGCTCGCGGCACGCAAACTTCCCGCCGGGGAGCTGCGCCGCTACCAGCAGGCAGCCCTGGCCGAAGCTGCCGCCAACGGTTACGTGGCACTGGCTGAAATGGCGGCTCCGCACATCGGCGGGGTCGAGGATTTGCGGCTCGCGGCCGGATGGAACGCCCCCGGGCGGAGCGGACCGGCGGCCCCGGAGATCCTGCCGTACTGGGGTGAACTGGCGGCGTCGGAGGAACAGGCCCGCTCCATCCTTGACGGGCTGGGTGTGCCGGTGCTCGGCCTGGCCGGGGACCTGAACATGGACGGCTCGATCGGGTCCCGCACGGCGGCGCTGCGGGAGGACTACAGTGACGCGGCGGGGGAGCGGGGCAACCGGTACCTTTCCGTCGACGAGGCCGCCGCGCATCTGGCGGCCTGCTCGCTGCTCGGTATCCAGGCGGGGTTCCATGTGATTGGCGACGCCGGCCTCGACGCCGCCCTCGACGCCCTGGACCGGGCCGCCGCGGAGGTCGGGGAACAGCGCGTACGCGCGGCCGGCCACCGGCTGGAACATGTGGAGCTCGCCGACCCGGACGCCATCGCGCGGCTGGCCAAATACTCGGTCACGGTCAGTGCGCAGCCTGTCTTCGACGCCCTGTGGGGCGGGGAGGACAGCCTCTATGCCCGGCGGCTCGGATCCCGTCACGCTGCCATGAACCCCTTCGGTTCCTTTTACTCCGCCGGCGTGCCGGTCTGCTTCGGCAGCGACAGCCCGGTCACGCCGCTTCGGCCCTGGGCGGGGGTGCGCGCCTGCCTGGAGCACTCCAACGCGGCGGAGCGGATCTCCGCCCGCGCAGCCTTCCTGGGCCACACTCGGGCCGGCTGGCGCGCCGCCCGGTACCGCAATCCGATGGCGGGCCAGCTGGTTCCCGGCGCCCCGGCCAGCTTCGCGGTCTGGGAAGTCGAAGAGCTCATGGTCCAGGTGGCCGACGGCAGGGTCCAGTCCTGGAGCACCGACCCGCGCGCCCGCACGCCCCTGCTGCCGGCGCTGGATACCGGCAACGACCCTGTCTGCCTGCAAACGGTGCGCGACGGCGTCGAGCTCTTCTCCAGCGGTTCGCTGGGAAGCTAA
- a CDS encoding RNA helicase, protein MSFQPGPESPSERYRASAERAAEAKTYLGGFTRTLAFDLDPFQREACLSLQAGRGVLVAAPTGAGKTIVGEFAIYLALQRGLKAFYTTPIKALSNQKYTELVEKYGAAQVGLLTGDTSINGEAPVVVMTTEVLRNMLYAGSDTLADLGFVVMDEVHYLADRFRGAVWEEVIIHLPSEVQVASLSATVSNAEEFGAWLDTVRGQTDVIVSEHRPVPLWQHVMVGRKIVDLFAGDTTFDEIAPAGEDNATATAGALAAAAAPGTATAKVITERAGFEVNPELLSMARAESQMNFSGRFGHGGRSQRRHRNQRDEAPQRGQRSPVRKASRPQVVASLDRMDLLPAITFIFSRAGCDAAVAQCVSAGLWLTTEQEQLIIARRVDEAAQDIPSDDLDVLGFWSWRDGLLRGLAAHHAGMLPTFKEVVEKLFADGLVKAVFATETLALGVNMPARCVVLEKLDKFNGEAHVNITAGEYTQLTGRAGRRGIDVEGHAVVLWQPGTDPAAVAGLASRRTYPLNSSFRPTYNMSINLVAQFGRSRAREILESSFAQFQADRSVVGLAKQVRSREESLAGFSKAMSCHLGDFTEYARLRRALSDAERNASKGTSRARKSLTEDSLSRLLPGDVVEVPSGRAPGLAVVLSSDHHSREPRPAVMTLDNQLRRIGLQDVEGPLAPITRIRIPKSFNAKVPKSRRDLASSVRNAIRESRPPAPPSRNEDFGRAAALPNMEKKITELRRELRAHPCHGCSEREDHARWSERWWKLRQETDGLIRQIQGRTNTIAKTFDRVCGVLSGYGYLEATESGALSISPDGQRLRRIYGEKDLLISQSLRLGAFNDLDAAEIAALASVLVYQAKREDRGLRPKMPSVSLESAVDIVVREWSALEDIEEASKLPLTGEPELGLVWPVFKWAKGRHLQEVLSGTDLAAGDFVRWVKQVIDLLDQLAKIPGLDPRVARLCSDAINLVKRGVVAYSAVA, encoded by the coding sequence ATGTCTTTCCAACCCGGGCCCGAGTCGCCGTCCGAGCGCTACCGTGCCAGCGCCGAGCGGGCGGCGGAAGCGAAAACCTATCTGGGTGGATTCACCCGCACGCTCGCCTTTGACCTCGATCCCTTCCAGCGTGAGGCGTGCCTTTCCCTCCAGGCCGGGCGCGGCGTGTTGGTTGCGGCGCCCACCGGCGCCGGAAAGACCATCGTCGGGGAGTTCGCCATCTACCTGGCCCTCCAGCGCGGCCTGAAGGCGTTCTACACGACGCCGATCAAGGCCTTGAGCAACCAGAAGTACACCGAGCTGGTGGAGAAATACGGTGCAGCCCAGGTGGGTTTGCTGACCGGTGACACCAGCATCAACGGCGAGGCCCCGGTGGTGGTGATGACCACCGAAGTGCTCCGCAACATGCTGTACGCCGGCTCGGACACCCTGGCAGATCTGGGCTTCGTGGTGATGGACGAGGTGCACTACCTGGCTGACCGGTTCCGCGGCGCCGTGTGGGAAGAAGTCATCATCCATCTGCCCAGCGAAGTCCAGGTGGCCTCACTAAGCGCCACCGTCTCGAACGCCGAGGAATTCGGCGCCTGGCTGGACACCGTCCGCGGCCAGACCGACGTCATCGTCTCCGAACACCGTCCCGTCCCGCTCTGGCAGCACGTCATGGTGGGCCGCAAAATAGTGGACCTGTTCGCCGGCGACACCACCTTCGACGAGATCGCCCCCGCGGGCGAGGACAACGCCACCGCCACCGCCGGCGCCCTGGCCGCCGCCGCCGCACCGGGTACGGCAACCGCGAAGGTGATCACCGAGCGGGCCGGTTTCGAGGTCAACCCGGAGCTGCTCTCGATGGCGCGGGCCGAGAGCCAGATGAACTTCAGCGGCCGTTTCGGCCACGGCGGCCGCAGCCAGCGCCGGCACCGGAACCAGCGGGACGAGGCACCGCAGCGCGGCCAGCGCAGCCCTGTCCGCAAAGCCAGCCGGCCGCAGGTCGTCGCCAGCCTCGACCGGATGGACCTGCTGCCGGCCATCACCTTCATTTTCTCCCGCGCCGGCTGCGACGCCGCGGTGGCGCAGTGCGTCTCCGCCGGGCTGTGGCTGACCACCGAGCAGGAGCAGCTCATCATCGCCCGCCGGGTCGACGAGGCCGCCCAGGACATTCCCTCCGACGACCTGGACGTGCTGGGCTTCTGGAGCTGGCGTGACGGGCTGCTGCGCGGCCTCGCCGCCCACCACGCCGGCATGCTGCCCACCTTCAAGGAAGTGGTGGAGAAACTGTTCGCCGACGGCCTGGTCAAGGCCGTCTTCGCCACCGAGACCCTCGCCCTGGGCGTCAACATGCCCGCCCGCTGCGTGGTGCTGGAAAAGCTCGACAAGTTCAACGGTGAGGCCCACGTCAATATCACCGCGGGGGAGTACACCCAGCTGACCGGCCGGGCCGGGCGCCGGGGAATCGACGTCGAGGGCCACGCTGTAGTCCTGTGGCAGCCGGGGACCGATCCGGCGGCCGTCGCGGGCCTCGCCTCCCGGCGCACGTACCCGCTGAACTCCAGCTTCCGGCCCACCTACAACATGTCCATCAACCTGGTCGCGCAGTTCGGCCGGTCCCGTGCCCGCGAGATCCTCGAATCGTCCTTCGCCCAGTTCCAGGCGGACCGCTCCGTCGTCGGACTGGCGAAGCAGGTCCGCAGCCGCGAAGAGTCACTCGCCGGCTTCAGCAAGGCAATGAGCTGCCACCTGGGCGACTTCACCGAGTACGCGAGGCTGCGGCGGGCCTTGTCCGACGCCGAACGCAACGCCTCGAAGGGCACCTCCCGCGCCCGGAAGTCACTGACCGAGGATTCCTTGAGCCGGCTGCTGCCCGGCGACGTTGTGGAGGTCCCGTCCGGCCGGGCGCCAGGACTCGCCGTCGTGCTTAGTTCCGACCACCACTCCCGCGAGCCGCGGCCGGCCGTCATGACGCTGGACAACCAGCTGCGCCGCATCGGCCTGCAGGACGTTGAGGGCCCGCTGGCCCCGATCACCCGGATCCGGATCCCGAAATCCTTCAACGCCAAGGTGCCGAAGTCCCGCCGCGACCTGGCGTCCTCGGTCCGCAACGCCATCCGCGAGAGCCGGCCACCGGCACCTCCGAGCCGGAACGAGGACTTCGGCCGGGCCGCGGCCCTGCCCAACATGGAAAAAAAGATCACCGAACTGCGCCGTGAGCTCCGGGCCCATCCGTGCCACGGCTGCAGCGAACGTGAGGACCACGCCCGCTGGTCCGAGCGCTGGTGGAAGCTCCGGCAGGAAACCGACGGCCTGATCCGGCAGATCCAGGGCCGTACCAACACCATCGCCAAGACCTTCGACCGGGTCTGCGGCGTCCTGTCCGGCTACGGCTACCTTGAGGCGACGGAGTCCGGGGCACTCTCCATCAGCCCTGACGGCCAGCGGCTGCGGAGGATCTACGGTGAAAAGGACCTGCTGATCTCGCAGTCGCTGCGGCTCGGCGCCTTCAACGACCTCGACGCCGCGGAGATCGCGGCGCTGGCGAGCGTCCTGGTGTACCAGGCCAAGCGTGAGGACCGGGGCCTGCGGCCAAAGATGCCGAGCGTTTCGCTCGAGTCCGCCGTCGACATCGTCGTGCGTGAATGGTCCGCCCTGGAGGACATCGAAGAAGCCAGCAAGCTGCCGCTCACCGGCGAGCCGGAGCTGGGCCTGGTCTGGCCGGTCTTCAAGTGGGCCAAGGGCCGGCACCTCCAGGAGGTCCTCAGCGGCACGGACCTGGCGGCCGGCGACTTTGTCCGGTGGGTCAAGCAGGTCATCGACCTGCTTGACCAGCTGGCCAAGATTCCGGGCCTGGACCCCCGGGTCGCGCGGCTCTGCTCCGACGCGATCAACCTGGTCAAGCGCGGCGTCGTCGCCTACTCGGCCGTGGCCTGA